The following are encoded together in the Thalassomonas haliotis genome:
- a CDS encoding MarR family winged helix-turn-helix transcriptional regulator, with product MTDKVENPLDLVSHLPFRLAVVSNLLALDRDWKIRNLTSLEPREMRVLLNIGSYMPIKSADIAYQSRLDSYTVSRAVKKLLALKLIESRQDEVKKNVKNLYLNEEGKALYQKLTKAMDERANLLEGVLTKSEKSLFFNMLERIENKTETILATQATELIESGLEAPADQKELIRWHKKANSK from the coding sequence TTGACAGACAAAGTAGAAAACCCGTTAGATTTAGTCTCACACCTGCCCTTTAGGCTGGCGGTGGTCAGTAATTTATTGGCACTGGACCGAGATTGGAAAATTAGAAACTTGACCAGCCTGGAACCAAGAGAAATGCGGGTGCTGCTCAACATTGGTTCTTATATGCCGATCAAATCGGCTGATATCGCTTACCAGTCAAGGCTGGATTCATACACGGTCAGCCGGGCGGTTAAAAAGTTGCTGGCGTTAAAGCTGATCGAATCCCGCCAGGATGAAGTCAAAAAGAATGTGAAGAACTTATACCTGAATGAGGAAGGTAAGGCGTTATATCAAAAACTGACAAAAGCCATGGATGAAAGGGCTAACTTGTTGGAGGGGGTATTAACGAAAAGTGAAAAATCCTTGTTTTTTAATATGCTAGAACGTATTGAAAATAAAACTGAAACAATTTTGGCAACTCAGGCAACAGAGTTAATTGAAAGTGGTTTAGAAGCGCCTGCAGATCAGAAGGAGCTTATTCGCTGGCATAAAAAAGCCAATAGCAAGTAA
- a CDS encoding GntR family transcriptional regulator, with the protein MTIVYKTRTQLVVETLREKILSGEIKAGQPLRQAALAEELNVSRIPVREALLQLEGEGLVVFEPHKGATATELNVEQVDELFELRAMLESDLLAASIPNLSEETLEQAGVLLQQLGQALGKENAVNTWSELNSNYHNCLYSGAKRPQTQDLVNTLNKNADRYIRMHLLWAGGISKAESEHNELYQLCKEKQTEKAIAVLKQHILGSRDEIKEFLLSREVANS; encoded by the coding sequence ATGACCATAGTATATAAAACAAGAACACAGCTGGTGGTTGAAACCCTCAGGGAAAAAATACTCAGTGGTGAAATTAAAGCCGGGCAACCATTGCGTCAGGCGGCATTAGCTGAGGAATTAAATGTTAGCCGTATTCCTGTGCGTGAAGCATTATTGCAACTGGAAGGAGAAGGTTTAGTCGTTTTTGAGCCTCATAAAGGCGCTACGGCAACCGAGCTCAATGTCGAGCAGGTAGATGAGCTGTTTGAACTCAGGGCTATGTTAGAGTCGGATTTATTGGCGGCCTCTATTCCTAATTTAAGTGAAGAAACATTGGAGCAGGCCGGGGTATTACTACAACAGCTGGGACAGGCGCTGGGTAAAGAAAATGCGGTTAATACCTGGAGCGAGCTTAATTCAAATTATCATAATTGCTTGTATTCCGGTGCTAAACGTCCGCAAACCCAAGATCTGGTTAATACCTTAAACAAAAATGCCGACCGTTATATCCGTATGCACCTGTTATGGGCCGGCGGTATTTCAAAAGCCGAATCCGAGCACAACGAGCTTTATCAACTTTGTAAAGAAAAACAAACGGAAAAAGCCATTGCCGTACTAAAACAGCATATTTTAGGCTCCCGCGATGAAATCAAAGAGTTTTTATTAAGCCGAGAGGTTGCAAACTCTTAA
- a CDS encoding SulP family inorganic anion transporter, translating to MFELHASKVSNLKNDVLSGLTVALALVPEAVAFAFVAGVEPLVGLYAAFMVGLITAAIGGRPGMISGATGAMAVVMVSLVAIHGVEYLFATVVLTGVIQILAGVLKLGKFIRLVPHPVMLGFVNGLAIVIFLAQLGQFKITNDAGELVWMQGNQLFTMAGLIVLTMAIIHFLPKLTKAVPSSLVAIVVVTVLVQSLGLDARTVVDFVRDMTNDPAASIAGGLPEFAIPQVPFNLETLKIILPFALVLAAIGLIESLLTLTLIDELTGTRGRGNRECIAQGVANTTTGFFGGMGGCAMIGQSMINVNSGGRGRASGITAALALLCFILFASGLIEQIPLAALVGVMFIVVIGTFEWSSFRILNKVPKADAFVIILVSGVTVATDLAIAVVVGVIVSALVFAWEHAKHILVNRTTDEKGSTVYEVNGPLFFGSVSNFLEQFDMDNDSDDVIVEFKNARVADHSAIEAIDTLAERYLSRGKTMHLRHLSPECRQLMKKAGNLVEVNVIEDPDYHIATDKLA from the coding sequence ATGTTTGAATTACATGCAAGTAAAGTATCTAACCTGAAGAACGATGTTCTTTCGGGCCTTACCGTTGCCCTTGCCTTGGTTCCCGAAGCGGTAGCCTTTGCCTTTGTTGCCGGTGTTGAGCCCCTGGTGGGTTTATATGCCGCCTTTATGGTGGGCCTGATCACCGCCGCCATCGGTGGTCGTCCGGGAATGATCTCCGGTGCCACCGGCGCCATGGCCGTTGTGATGGTGAGCCTGGTTGCGATACACGGGGTTGAATATCTGTTTGCCACTGTGGTGCTTACCGGGGTAATTCAGATATTGGCTGGGGTTCTTAAACTCGGTAAGTTTATCCGCCTGGTGCCACACCCGGTTATGCTCGGCTTTGTTAATGGCCTGGCAATCGTTATTTTCCTGGCCCAATTGGGACAGTTTAAAATCACCAATGATGCCGGCGAGCTGGTATGGATGCAAGGTAACCAGCTGTTTACCATGGCCGGTTTGATTGTCTTGACTATGGCGATTATTCACTTCCTGCCGAAATTAACCAAAGCCGTGCCTTCTTCCCTGGTGGCCATTGTGGTGGTAACCGTATTGGTACAGAGTTTAGGTTTAGATGCCCGTACCGTGGTTGATTTCGTCCGTGATATGACCAATGATCCGGCGGCTTCAATAGCCGGTGGTTTACCTGAGTTTGCCATTCCCCAGGTGCCTTTTAACCTGGAAACCTTGAAAATTATCTTACCTTTTGCCTTGGTGCTTGCCGCTATCGGTTTGATTGAGTCGTTATTAACCCTGACCCTGATTGATGAATTAACCGGTACCCGCGGACGCGGTAACCGTGAATGTATTGCCCAGGGTGTTGCCAATACGACAACCGGCTTTTTTGGCGGTATGGGTGGTTGTGCCATGATCGGCCAGTCGATGATTAATGTTAACTCGGGTGGCCGCGGCCGGGCATCGGGGATCACAGCGGCATTGGCGCTACTGTGCTTTATTTTGTTTGCTTCCGGTTTGATTGAACAGATACCGCTGGCAGCCCTTGTCGGTGTGATGTTTATTGTTGTGATCGGCACCTTTGAATGGTCAAGTTTCCGTATCCTTAATAAGGTGCCAAAAGCAGATGCTTTTGTGATCATTTTAGTATCGGGTGTTACCGTGGCCACCGATTTGGCCATAGCCGTGGTTGTCGGTGTTATTGTCTCTGCCTTGGTATTTGCCTGGGAGCATGCCAAACATATCCTGGTTAACCGTACCACTGATGAGAAAGGTTCAACGGTATACGAGGTTAATGGCCCGTTATTCTTTGGCTCCGTCAGCAACTTTTTAGAGCAGTTTGATATGGATAATGACAGTGATGATGTTATTGTCGAATTCAAAAATGCCCGTGTAGCCGACCATTCAGCGATTGAAGCCATAGATACTTTGGCGGAAAGATACCTGTCTCGGGGTAAAACCATGCATTTAAGACACTTAAGCCCTGAATGTCGCCAGCTGATGAAAAAGGCCGGAAACCTGGTAGAAGTGAACGTGATTGAAGATCCTGATTATCATATTGCTACCGATAAGTTAGCTTAA
- a CDS encoding YceI family protein — protein sequence MKKRLISAAILAASLVTSANAADYVVDDKGAHAAINFKVKHLGYSWLTGRFNVFDGKFSYDEKNIEASKISINIDPNSIDSNHAERDKHLRSGDFLDVSKFKTAKFESTKIVDKGNGKLAITGNFTMHGVTKSIVIDAEKIGAGDDPWGGYRAGFSGTTKIAMKDFGFKMDFGDVLLDLHVEGIRQ from the coding sequence ATGAAAAAACGTTTAATCTCGGCTGCTATTTTAGCTGCCAGTCTGGTAACTTCAGCCAATGCAGCTGATTATGTTGTTGATGATAAAGGCGCACATGCTGCCATCAACTTCAAAGTAAAGCACTTAGGTTACAGCTGGTTAACCGGTCGCTTCAATGTTTTTGACGGCAAGTTTTCATACGATGAAAAAAATATCGAAGCCTCAAAAATTTCTATCAATATCGACCCTAACAGCATAGATTCAAACCACGCAGAGCGTGACAAGCACCTTCGCTCAGGTGACTTCCTTGATGTCAGCAAGTTCAAAACTGCCAAATTTGAAAGCACCAAAATTGTCGATAAAGGCAATGGCAAACTGGCCATTACCGGTAACTTCACCATGCACGGCGTGACTAAATCTATCGTGATCGATGCTGAAAAAATCGGTGCCGGTGATGATCCTTGGGGCGGATACCGCGCAGGTTTTAGCGGTACAACCAAAATCGCCATGAAAGATTTCGGCTTTAAAATGGACTTCGGCGATGTTTTATTAGACCTGCACGTTGAAGGCATTCGCCAGTAA
- a CDS encoding DUF1289 domain-containing protein encodes MQLEFFDVPSPCIGVCQTDDKGYCLGCMRTREERLSWLNLSCGDRQKVIKRCRQRKRRRDNANKPKMPAEEVVIVQHSLLDPPARSGPDKDTFDGANLESPHFEGNKAEQESSQSTISESRPQDNGGEKQTAGENPLAIENDMDFSDFEL; translated from the coding sequence ATGCAACTTGAGTTTTTTGATGTTCCCAGCCCCTGTATCGGCGTTTGTCAGACAGATGATAAAGGTTATTGTCTGGGCTGTATGCGTACCCGTGAGGAGCGTCTTAGCTGGTTAAACTTGAGCTGCGGCGATCGGCAAAAGGTGATCAAAAGGTGCCGGCAAAGAAAAAGGCGCCGGGATAATGCCAATAAACCTAAAATGCCCGCCGAAGAAGTGGTCATAGTGCAGCACTCCTTACTTGACCCTCCTGCTCGTTCTGGCCCGGATAAGGATACATTTGACGGTGCCAACCTTGAAAGCCCTCACTTTGAAGGTAATAAAGCAGAGCAAGAGAGCAGTCAAAGCACTATATCGGAAAGCAGACCTCAGGATAATGGCGGGGAAAAACAAACGGCGGGAGAGAATCCGCTGGCGATTGAAAACGATATGGACTTTAGTGATTTCGAGCTGTAA
- a CDS encoding oxidative damage protection protein: MSRTVFCQNLQKEDQGLDFQLYPGEIGKRIFDNIGKEAWGNWQKKQTMLINEKKMNMMNPDDRAFLEKAMVEYLFEGKEPEIEGYTPPEK; encoded by the coding sequence ATGAGCCGCACAGTTTTTTGCCAAAACCTCCAAAAAGAAGATCAGGGCCTGGACTTTCAACTTTATCCGGGAGAGATCGGCAAACGCATTTTTGACAACATAGGCAAAGAAGCCTGGGGAAACTGGCAGAAAAAGCAGACCATGTTAATCAATGAAAAGAAAATGAACATGATGAACCCTGATGACCGCGCCTTTTTAGAAAAAGCCATGGTTGAATATCTTTTTGAAGGCAAGGAGCCGGAAATCGAAGGTTACACCCCTCCCGAAAAATAG
- a CDS encoding TMEM165/GDT1 family protein: MAYILAFDWKVFLTIFASVFVAELGDKTQLATMLFATDKDVSKWMVFASASCALVVASAFGVLAGTFLSGYINEKVLAYIAGASFILIGLYTIYSA, translated from the coding sequence ATGGCATATATCCTGGCATTCGACTGGAAAGTCTTCCTGACCATTTTCGCCTCTGTGTTTGTTGCCGAGCTGGGGGATAAAACCCAGCTGGCTACTATGCTGTTTGCCACAGACAAAGATGTCAGTAAATGGATGGTCTTTGCCTCCGCATCCTGCGCTTTAGTGGTAGCAAGCGCCTTTGGCGTATTGGCAGGCACTTTTTTATCCGGTTATATCAATGAAAAAGTACTGGCTTATATCGCCGGTGCCAGCTTTATCCTGATAGGCCTCTATACCATATACAGCGCCTGA
- a CDS encoding PEP-CTERM sorting domain-containing protein produces MKIKCLPFAKAAKTTVAAAVLSMCSMVNLAQAGIINTNNDSFIDQETQLEWMDFGITNQYSYYQVSSMLDAGETFAGWRIASEDDVFSLFINAFHDDADTWVDRGSQSPAPLSAFANHHDEITGLYKSSNFDNTLDAMSFNQDSSQTTYEMYYSVGLFKSNSGALGGLYINDYENDPERRDGLSLYTTWNVDGGVQINGYSTLLVRDTSSPGTEVPEPSTLAILALGALGLSFRRFKKN; encoded by the coding sequence ATGAAAATAAAATGTTTACCTTTTGCCAAAGCGGCAAAAACGACGGTAGCGGCAGCAGTTTTATCCATGTGTAGTATGGTTAACCTGGCTCAGGCAGGTATTATCAACACCAATAACGACAGCTTCATTGATCAGGAGACGCAACTGGAATGGATGGATTTTGGTATCACCAATCAATATAGCTATTATCAGGTCAGCAGTATGCTTGATGCCGGTGAAACTTTTGCAGGCTGGCGCATAGCTAGCGAAGATGATGTTTTTTCTCTATTTATCAATGCCTTTCATGATGATGCGGATACCTGGGTTGATAGAGGCTCCCAAAGCCCGGCACCACTTTCTGCATTTGCAAATCACCATGATGAAATAACAGGTTTATATAAAAGTTCAAATTTTGACAACACCCTAGATGCAATGAGTTTTAATCAAGATAGCAGTCAAACAACATATGAGATGTATTATTCAGTTGGGCTATTCAAATCTAACTCTGGCGCACTTGGAGGATTGTATATTAATGATTATGAAAACGATCCAGAACGTAGAGATGGCTTGTCACTGTATACCACCTGGAATGTCGATGGCGGGGTACAGATAAATGGTTATAGTACTTTATTAGTCCGTGATACCAGTTCACCTGGCACTGAGGTTCCTGAACCTTCAACCCTAGCTATTTTGGCCTTAGGAGCTTTAGGGCTAAGTTTTCGTCGCTTCAAGAAAAACTAA
- the trmB gene encoding tRNA (guanosine(46)-N7)-methyltransferase TrmB produces MTEKAQQPESKNRHKTVEQAEQEGKYIRKVRSFVKREGRLTNAQGRALELHWDTMGLNHSDGMIDAKALFANDNPVVLEIGFGMGKSLVEMAKNAPELNFIGIEVHRPGVGACIALAQEQEVTNLKVYEHDAIEILADCIPDGVLTTVQLFFPDPWHKKKHHKRRIVQPEFVESIRQKLKVGGVFHMATDWENYAECMLEDMNSAPGYENLSQTKDYVPRPDSRPLTKFENRGQRLGHGVWDIQFKRID; encoded by the coding sequence ATGACGGAAAAAGCACAACAACCTGAAAGCAAAAACAGGCATAAAACAGTAGAGCAAGCCGAGCAGGAAGGTAAGTATATTCGTAAGGTTCGCAGTTTTGTTAAGCGCGAAGGCCGGTTAACCAATGCGCAGGGCAGGGCACTGGAATTACACTGGGATACCATGGGGCTTAATCATAGCGATGGCATGATAGATGCCAAGGCTTTGTTTGCGAATGATAATCCGGTTGTGCTGGAAATCGGTTTCGGCATGGGCAAATCTTTGGTGGAAATGGCCAAAAACGCCCCTGAATTAAATTTCATCGGTATTGAAGTGCACCGTCCCGGCGTTGGCGCCTGTATTGCTTTGGCACAGGAGCAGGAAGTTACTAACCTCAAGGTTTATGAGCACGACGCCATTGAAATTCTCGCCGATTGTATTCCCGATGGCGTATTAACGACAGTACAGCTGTTTTTCCCGGATCCCTGGCATAAGAAAAAACACCACAAGCGCCGTATCGTTCAGCCTGAATTCGTTGAAAGCATACGCCAGAAGCTAAAAGTGGGCGGTGTCTTCCATATGGCCACAGATTGGGAAAATTATGCCGAGTGTATGCTCGAAGATATGAACAGCGCCCCGGGTTATGAAAACCTCTCGCAAACGAAAGATTATGTCCCTCGCCCCGACTCGCGGCCGTTAACCAAATTTGAAAACCGCGGTCAGCGTCTTGGTCATGGTGTCTGGGACATCCAGTTTAAACGTATTGACTAG
- a CDS encoding PEP-CTERM sorting domain-containing protein, producing MKLKLSHLITIGALSLAPALANASVITLDFEGVGNQAAINDFYNGGTDSQGNSGVNYGVSFGSDALGCIDSDAGGSCAFANEPTADTVMFFLSGSSVLSYDAGFDTGFSFFYTSARDVSVNVYSGVNLTGDLLGSINLSNNASDNACSGDPTGNFCNWDIGSLSFAGIARSIDFGGAANYVGFDNITFGSTNPDTEVPEPSSLAILALGVLGLASRRLKSA from the coding sequence ATGAAACTAAAACTCTCTCACCTGATCACTATAGGGGCGCTATCATTAGCCCCGGCTCTTGCAAATGCTTCTGTAATAACGCTTGATTTTGAAGGTGTTGGCAACCAGGCTGCGATAAATGATTTTTATAATGGCGGTACAGACTCACAAGGTAATTCGGGAGTGAATTACGGCGTCAGCTTCGGTAGTGATGCGCTTGGCTGTATAGACTCAGATGCCGGAGGTTCGTGTGCTTTTGCCAATGAACCGACTGCTGATACGGTAATGTTTTTCCTTTCTGGCAGTTCAGTACTCAGTTATGATGCCGGATTTGATACCGGCTTTTCTTTTTTCTACACATCAGCAAGGGATGTTTCCGTTAACGTCTACTCAGGTGTTAATCTAACCGGGGATTTGTTGGGTTCTATTAACCTGTCAAATAACGCAAGTGATAATGCTTGTTCCGGTGACCCTACCGGCAATTTCTGTAATTGGGATATTGGTTCACTCTCTTTTGCCGGTATCGCACGCTCAATTGATTTTGGCGGTGCCGCTAACTACGTGGGGTTTGATAATATTACTTTTGGTTCAACCAACCCGGATACAGAAGTCCCGGAGCCGTCAAGTCTGGCTATTTTAGCATTAGGGGTTCTAGGGCTGGCATCACGTCGTCTGAAAAGCGCATAA
- a CDS encoding YggL family protein, which translates to MKVNAKNRNRRLRKKLHVDEFQELGFDVAWKLKEGTDGEAIDSFIDKFFAEVIEPNGLGFGGEGDLIWHGLICTQKLGKCTEEHRTAVENWLNNNGVESVSVSELYDVWWAE; encoded by the coding sequence ATGAAGGTCAATGCAAAGAACCGTAACCGCCGCCTGCGTAAAAAGTTGCATGTGGATGAATTTCAGGAATTAGGTTTTGATGTTGCCTGGAAATTAAAAGAAGGCACAGATGGCGAAGCCATCGACAGCTTTATCGATAAATTCTTTGCCGAGGTTATCGAACCTAACGGTTTAGGTTTTGGCGGAGAGGGTGACTTGATCTGGCATGGTTTAATTTGTACGCAAAAATTAGGCAAGTGCACCGAAGAGCACAGAACAGCCGTTGAAAACTGGTTAAATAACAATGGTGTTGAATCAGTTTCCGTCAGTGAGCTTTATGATGTTTGGTGGGCCGAATAA
- the mutY gene encoding A/G-specific adenine glycosylase, with protein sequence MTNEITLSAKSAQLFSRQVLDWYHLQGRKHLPWQQNKTPYRVWISEVMLQQTQVTTVIPYYQRFMESFPTITALAEADEDTVLHHWTGLGYYARARNLHKAAKIVADSYQGKFPETIEEVVALPGIGLSTAGAILSLALNKHHAILDGNVKRVLARCYTIDGYNGQASYEKKLWPVSEALTPKEGVAQFNQAMMDIGSLICTRSKPDCENCPLVSGCLAYAGNEQANYPQKKPKKKIPEKSTIMVIPRIAHRVLMEKRPPAGIWGGLWCFLEVSHMDELPKLMQSLNLEITTSQELTPFRHTFSHFHLDIQPLVVDCRQLLPQEINENGRQQWYDLHTQASVGFAASTQKLITLLEP encoded by the coding sequence ATGACAAATGAAATTACCCTATCGGCCAAATCGGCCCAGTTATTTAGCCGGCAAGTACTTGACTGGTACCATCTCCAGGGAAGAAAACACTTGCCCTGGCAGCAAAATAAAACCCCATACCGGGTGTGGATATCTGAGGTTATGCTGCAGCAAACCCAGGTCACGACAGTTATCCCCTATTACCAGAGGTTTATGGAGAGTTTCCCGACCATAACGGCTTTGGCCGAAGCCGACGAAGATACGGTATTGCATCACTGGACCGGCCTGGGTTATTACGCCCGCGCCCGTAACCTGCATAAAGCCGCCAAAATAGTCGCCGACAGCTACCAGGGAAAATTTCCCGAAACCATAGAAGAAGTGGTGGCCCTGCCCGGCATCGGCCTTTCCACCGCCGGCGCCATTCTCTCGCTGGCGCTAAACAAACATCATGCAATATTAGACGGCAATGTAAAACGGGTGTTAGCCCGCTGCTATACCATAGACGGCTACAACGGCCAGGCAAGTTATGAGAAAAAACTCTGGCCGGTAAGCGAAGCGTTAACACCAAAAGAAGGCGTGGCGCAATTTAACCAGGCGATGATGGATATCGGCTCACTTATTTGCACCCGCTCCAAGCCAGATTGCGAAAATTGTCCCCTGGTATCCGGCTGTTTAGCCTATGCGGGCAATGAACAGGCCAATTACCCGCAAAAGAAACCCAAGAAAAAAATCCCGGAAAAGTCCACCATTATGGTGATCCCCAGGATAGCACACAGGGTCTTGATGGAAAAACGCCCTCCGGCAGGGATCTGGGGCGGACTCTGGTGTTTTCTTGAAGTTTCCCATATGGATGAATTGCCGAAATTAATGCAATCGTTAAACCTGGAAATAACCACCAGCCAGGAATTAACCCCGTTTCGTCATACCTTCAGCCATTTTCATTTAGATATTCAGCCGCTGGTGGTGGATTGCCGACAGCTTTTGCCACAAGAAATCAACGAAAATGGCCGGCAACAATGGTATGATCTACACACGCAGGCGTCGGTTGGCTTTGCCGCCTCAACGCAAAAATTAATAACTCTGCTAGAGCCGTAA
- a CDS encoding PEP-CTERM sorting domain-containing protein, producing the protein MAAIYLPFACFTKTAKVALTAIVLSMYSMINLAHGGIIDTNNNSFIDDATNLEWMDFGINNQYSYNEISNMLDAGDLYQGWRLATENELTGLFINAFYYDADSWTDYRGTQIPAVFQARASHKDEDTGLYKASAFEQIFDAMSFNGSNNTGTMFTSWGLYRTNKGQLDILYAVDFRSGADNSDNVILYNGRDLDADENYFVYSTMLVRDAQLTGTEVSEPGSLAILALGIMGLAMRNVKKR; encoded by the coding sequence ATGGCAGCAATATATTTACCTTTTGCCTGTTTTACAAAAACAGCAAAAGTAGCGCTCACCGCAATAGTTTTATCCATGTATAGTATGATTAACCTCGCCCATGGCGGGATCATAGACACCAACAACAATAGCTTTATCGATGATGCCACAAATTTAGAGTGGATGGATTTTGGCATCAACAACCAGTATTCCTACAATGAAATCAGTAACATGCTAGATGCTGGCGACCTCTATCAAGGATGGCGTCTCGCTACTGAAAACGAACTGACCGGTTTATTCATCAATGCCTTTTACTATGATGCCGACAGCTGGACCGATTATAGAGGAACACAAATTCCGGCTGTTTTTCAAGCCCGTGCCAGCCATAAAGATGAAGATACAGGTTTATATAAAGCATCAGCATTTGAACAAATCTTCGATGCCATGAGCTTTAACGGCAGTAACAATACCGGAACTATGTTCACCTCATGGGGCCTTTACCGGACAAATAAAGGGCAATTAGACATCTTATATGCTGTCGATTTTAGAAGTGGTGCGGATAATAGCGATAATGTCATTTTATATAATGGCAGAGACCTGGATGCTGACGAGAACTACTTTGTTTATAGCACTATGCTCGTGCGTGATGCACAGCTAACCGGAACTGAAGTCTCCGAACCTGGCAGTTTGGCCATTTTAGCTTTAGGGATAATGGGGTTAGCAATGCGTAACGTTAAAAAACGTTAA
- a CDS encoding cytochrome b, translating into MYKNTTQGYGRITKLLHWLSAIVVFALFGLGFWMVDLTYYSQWYKTAPHWHKSIGILLFVATLARLVWRKINVKPDAIDTHSAVVRKSAHIAHFMLYGLLLVLMCSGYLISTADGRAISVFNWIDVPALGELFSNQEDISGLVHEYVAYILISTAVLHALAAIKHHVIDKDATLTRMFK; encoded by the coding sequence ATGTACAAGAATACAACTCAAGGTTACGGCCGGATAACCAAACTGCTTCATTGGCTCTCGGCTATAGTGGTGTTTGCTTTATTTGGTCTTGGTTTCTGGATGGTTGACTTAACTTATTACAGTCAGTGGTATAAAACCGCGCCACACTGGCATAAGAGTATCGGGATTTTATTATTTGTCGCCACCCTGGCACGACTGGTATGGCGAAAAATAAATGTTAAACCCGATGCCATAGACACCCATTCGGCTGTAGTACGTAAAAGCGCCCATATAGCCCATTTTATGCTTTATGGTTTGCTCCTGGTGTTGATGTGCAGCGGTTATCTAATTTCTACCGCCGATGGCAGAGCCATTAGCGTATTTAACTGGATTGATGTGCCTGCTTTAGGAGAATTGTTTAGTAATCAGGAAGATATTTCAGGTCTTGTCCATGAATATGTGGCTTACATCTTAATATCAACAGCTGTATTACATGCACTTGCAGCAATTAAACATCATGTAATTGACAAAGATGCGACCTTAACCCGCATGTTTAAATAA